Part of the Fundulus heteroclitus isolate FHET01 chromosome 20, MU-UCD_Fhet_4.1, whole genome shotgun sequence genome, ggttgccactcctcctcctcttcccacagatctgggaatgtggaaatttgaataattggagggagttgactcatttatactaacgtagtcctcttgtagccaggtttctgtgagacaaaacaaatcaatctgtttatcagaaatcaattcgttaactaacaaagtctttggagggagagaccatatatttaatagaccacatttaattgttttatttttaggttcaaggtgaatcgtattgatttttattaggttttcatgatttgttccttttagctAAGTTGGTAACACTTTATAATAACTATCCGTTATAACTAGCTAATAGATAAATTATAAACTGTTAATTAATGACTTAATAATCACTTGTTAAGTGTGTGTTAATAATTTGCTAAGGATTTATAACTATGCCTAATAGATAGTTAATAAACCATTAATAAACTGTTAGTGAATTACTTATTAATGCCTTGTTAAGTATCAGTTAatagtttatttatgttattggGTCGTTATTCTAAAGTTGCAACTATTCCTCATTTATTAACTGCTGGTAAATGAGGAATAGCTGCAACTTTAGAATAACGTTTCAATAACATTCATAAGCTTGTAACTAATAATTAACTACTACATTAATTCAACCTTTATAAGTCACTTGTTAATAATTTGTGAACCATCTACTAATACCAGTGAAACTTTGTAGAacagaaaatgggaaaaaacaaGTTCAAGGTACAGaaattttatgtgatatttaaaatgtcacatttttgtATCTCAACCTTCTTCCACCCATAGACTTTCATGTGTACTATATATTAGCAATGACATAAAACAGACAACTTGTTGAACATTGTCTTTaatgtataaaaacaaacatactgAGCCCTCACATGGCAGAACAGCAGTATACAACAGTATACAAAACATTGAGGTTTTGGTACTTATTGTGCTAAACATTTAAGAAACAGATTATTTCAGAGAGATATTTAATGTCGATACATCACAGCAATGTCATGGATTATCCGTCCTAATGGCCCCTTGCGATGTTTACGGGCCAGCCACTCATACCATTCAATAACTCTGAGATGGTCTACCAGTAACTCCTCTGTGCGATTCCCTCTTAGTCTCCACACATTTTCCTTAACCATTCTCCAGGCCCTCTCTATGTGCTGTGTATGTGCACCTGTTTGAGCATCAACATATGAAACACTGTGATTGACAGTGAAATGGGTGTAACCTAGCTGAGGTAAAGCATTGCGATAAGCCCGCCACTCATCACTTATTATTGTAGATCCCACTTTAACATGGTGAGCTATAAGCGGCACCAGatctctccttcttcttctctcgACTAAGCGAAGAACAGGCTTTGCATGTCTTTTCCCTCTCCGGTTCACACCTAGCATCCCGAAAACccacttcttcctcttccaccCACCAGCCATTCGTCCTCGTCCatactgttaaaaacataaaatattagGAATTATTCTTGTTTATACAAAATGAATAGTGTCGTAATAATGTCATAATGTACATTACTATCTTGATAATAGTAAATTCTGCTTGCCTTTCTTTTGTGTCTGAAGTGGCTCTCATCAATGGTGACAAACTCCTGCCGCCCTCCAATGTACTGGCCTGTTCGTCGCTGATATCTGTCCATTGCAGTAGTGCAAACATCTCGCAGCTTTTGAGCCATCTTGGACAGGGTTGCTGAGCTTCCAGAGATGTCATCATTGATCATGTCCACTTGACGTAGACGCAGGCCCTGTGCAAATCTAAATAATTATTATATCACAGTTAGCAATAAAGTGGTTCttttgtttgaatgtttttatttgatacaCACATTTAGCGTCTATTGCACCCAAGGATATGAAAACTGTCAGCCATTGTGTAAACAAAAATAGCAATACTGATGGAACATATATTTCAAGATTTGAAGACTGTCTTTGTGGAAGAATGGGCCTTGAAGCTgtcattgccaaaaaaggcttttgtacaaagtattaaatacatttcagtaAGTTTGTTCAGTATATTTTCCCTGTGCCATTTCACTTTATTATATAATTTCTGGAGATCTATGGTTTGATTTCTTTGTATCTGTGGATTGTTACTGATTTCTGGTGAAAATCTCATGTCAATAGCACCTCTAGAAACATATTTACTGAGAACAATGGTGGTTTATTTTACCTGCTGTACACCTTTTggcaaaatgaacaaaagtgAAATAACCCTCAAGCACCGTCTATTATCATGAGTCTACAGATTCTCCATAACATAATAATCACAAACTTTACTCCAAAGTCTCAAGTTATTGTTTATGACAGCATAGTTACACAGTATTTCTCCCAAAATAACACCTTTCATTATAGACAGACTAAAATGATATACCTATACCATATTGTATACCTGTACACAAAGCGCATCCAGTTGAAGAGAGAAACCTTTGACTTGCTGAACATAGATTTGTGTCTAATTGACCTCTTCAGTTTCCTCCCTCTGTGGTTATGGTGTTTGCAAACCctgaaaatatacaaataaagatAAGGATGACACAGGCCAGGGAGGTTGCTAAAGCAGTCTGAAACATTTTCATGTCAGGGACCTACAAATTAATCAGTATTTGGCCATGGTGCcatctgaaaatatttaatacCAGATACCTCCATAAAATCATATGtgtgttaaatgtttcaaatgtgcTGAATATAAATTTTTAGAAATTGATATTAACATTAATTATAATATATAGGGCACTCTTAATAACTAAcaactaaattaatttaatttcatgcaataaaaataaaacataccaTGCATAGTTGTCCACACAAACTGATTCCTTGAATTTCATCTTGTGTTTGCATTTTTGACATCTCATCCCTCTTCTTAGAAGCCTTTTCTTCTGCATCCATTTGATTAtttctctgtgtcttctttTAGATTTAGTGCTGCCTTCAATAAGCTCTCTTAGTTCAGTGGCTAAACCAGGCATTTTTTGGCCACAATATCACAATATGACTTGATTAGGGCGTTTCTATTTTCTTATTCGCCGTTCTTTCCGCACACACATCACACAAACTTCCGACTCTCTGTTCCTAGCTCCCGCCAGATTACTACGTATGAAACAAGCCAATCATAATTGTATTCACGGGCTGGAGGCGGAGCCATGCGGCCTTGATCATTGTGGCTGGTTGTCAACTTGTCAATCACCTCGTATAACCACTGTGGCGTATCACCACGGCCCATCTTTTTCACTCACTCTGCAAATTGTTGATGCACAGCTCGTATTCAAATAATGAATACAAGGTCTGGTAAAACGTGCAGTACCATTGTTCCCAGCAGCGATATGCAAAATACCAAAGTAAAACCAGGTGTTGTCGGGAGGAAGAGAAAGAAGTCAACAGCGCAAACTACACCTGTGGACCTTGCAGTGCACATGGACAACGGTAAGCTAGATTGCATGTTAACAAAGTCCTGCTAGAAAGAGGGTTAGCCCGACTAGTcaagtgtaaagtgctttatgtgtgtgtgcgtgcgtgcgtgcatgtgtgtgcgtgtgtgtgacgCTCGAAGCTAATAGAAAACTAAGTAAACTAACTTGTATTATTTTCGGAGAGCAACAAGGAGTGCataacactgagctatattatacactggagtgctaatcgccctctgtttgaacgagtcgccttgaagccaccagccgccaaattggtactccctattttcccccagtaaatagggaatatgtgcgctacagcatcgaataacgatgattttctcatgttctgggggggcttaaaacttttaaaatgtcaaatgccatatacttttatgtgatgttctaaaactatcaagtactgagaaagtcatgtgctgaaatattttgcattttatttatttaaatatatatctcatttataaatatataaatatcatttataaatatatagaaaaaactatcaagtactgagaaagtcatgtacTTGATAGTTGTatgtttaatatgaataacatgtaaaatatttcaaatattgATGTTATATGGCATAATGGGTGTCTTTTCCTGGTTTTTAAAGGTATTACTGTAAAGTGATGTAATTATCTGAATTTACAAGACTAATTTAGCTGGTAAAccttaaagaataaaaatagtaaaacaagaaTGATCATACACGTGATTATATGCATCTAAGCTTTAGAttaggctatatatatatatatatatatatatatatatatatatatatatatatatatatatatatatatatgtgtgtgtgtgtgtgtgtgtatgacaGTCTGTACAGATCCATTTCTTATAATCATTGGTGATGGATGATAGTTATACAAATACATTCAGAGATCCAGTGCAGATATCTAGAGCCAGCtgctcattattttattttaccttcgCCTGGCTTTTTTATGATGGGAGCTTTTTTAATTCCTTATCTTATCATTCCAGATACTGGGGCAACTGTAGCTCCAACAGCATATTTAAAGACTAAGAAGAAGCAGCTAAAGCTTCATGAgaccaagaagaagaagcagcacaCACTCACAGAAAAAATCAATGACCTGACTGAGGAAAGAGACTCCCTCCGCCAACAAGTTCAAAGTAAGTAACacttttctgaaaaaaacatgtcgTCATGCACACCTGACAATGATACGTTGGcactttgaaaaatatacagttAGCTGAGTGAAAGAAAGGCCAACATTTCATGGTGACAATACCTTCAACAGAGCGAGTGTTACTACCCAAAAAATCCACATGTACAGTTAATATCTGGACAATAATATCTGTTGTATTAATTGACAGCAGACACATCTGTCCAACTGATGAGATCAAGACTTTATGAATCAGTGAAACTGAAAGTCTcactaaatgtaaatgttaataaTGTCTGTAAGTTGACATGTCTCATCATAAGTGCATTTGGTAAAGTGTATTCTattattttgtatgtacagatgATGGTGGGACAATTGGCACATCTTCCTCGGCCAACCCGTCTCCTGTTGCATCTTCTTTCTCTTCATCCTCCAGTCCAACCAACTCCACATCATCTTCGTCATCCAGCTCCTCTTCATCCAGCTCCTCTTTATCATCTTCATCCAGCTCCTCATCCTTTTCAACTGATTCCTCAGATTCAGagaagaagttgaagaaaagacgcaagaagaaaaagacgcaCCACCACCAGAGTCTCAAGAAAAAGgacaagagaaagaaaaaactgaggaaaaaaaggcaacatGGCAAGCAGAGAGGTAAGTGTAAAGAGAGGAAGGCAACAAGGCTGCTTCCCTCATGTGTTTCAGGCATGtagacatacatatatatatatatatatatatatatatatatatatatatatatatatatatatatatatatatatatatatatatatacgtctAATCATTTTCCTTGCTTTTCTTGATAAGTGATTTTGGCTACTAAGTTCTTACATCAATAGCTATGGCATTGTactgccaaaaacagcttttaggCATCAAAACCACATTTGGTTCTCGattaaataaccttttttttttttacaagggtgctctcttaatttttttttcatgactgtATACGATAGGGATGGGCATTTTAGGTAATTTTCAAAGTCGACAAGTcagactagggctgggcgatataaaaaaaaagcttatcgataaaaaaaatgcatatagatcgatatcgataatttttgaaaatatataaaaccatattttatgtgcagctctgcctggacattttatgatattgctaaatgatttgatttaaataaagaacacaaacacagaattccaattaaatctttatttaaccaacttttttaaccataacagaattttttttaagaaaaataacttaagagacctgagttatgttattaaataataacaaagaataaactaaagtgaccagaaaagtgaccaaaataaatataccaaataaattaatagaatagcctatttaggtgggaatagtagcatacactagttacttctcaggtttcataattgagcgGATGATGCGGGGCTGAGGTCCGATTGTGGCGTGTTGCACAATttgcgctgttagagaaaaacttgcgtcccggaactttatatcgcggatcaagagtggcgagtaattgtttgaagccaggtttttcagctgcagagaacagcagacatatccatcactatgaagcacgttactgcatgcgtgatgtccttatgccgcttggacgttttttcattttatcacaaagaagggagcccagtttagctgctatacctgctgtgcggctgcgggtgtgagcggctgagcggTTTACGTGATGAATACTGgtgggttgcgttaccagactttgtttttaccggttccttgcaagttttacaaatcactgtggtttatttctatcaggctggcaaactagtaaaaccctgttttgggacaatttcctccgccgctacttGCTGCTACATATTCacgtgttgtggtttgagagggcggtgctttgtgacggcgtgccgattgtagcaaggaagtaaaactgtctaTCGAAGTTTTTATCAACCCCATTTTTTCCTAttgcgccacacgtctatcgatcgatatatatattgttattgaattatcgcccagccctaagtcAGGCTAATCAAAATCAATTAATCGATTAGTCCTGACGTCATCATGATCTcatctataataaaacaaatatagttcaCCCCAAAAGGAAATTGTAAAACATGTGCGAGAtctaattttctttatatattggGCATGTTCCATAcattcgttttttttgttttttttttatcgtctTATTTTTATCATTGTGTGGGCTCTACTGTGCTTTATTGAACAGCTGAGAAAGTGGATCAGGTAGGCTGGGATTTAACTGGGCTGTCTGTGTTCATATGGCGACTGTgacttgatgggttgagtagttgtcttgcaatcagaaggttgagggttgattccagcttccccttgtcacatgtcgatgtgcccctgggcaaggcactttaccccaagttgcctaccgagctgcgtatcGATGTATAAATGAATTAGGCTCTAGTGTGCGGCGcagtcagtatgactggaaaaagtGCTTATAATTTCAATCCATTTACCATTACTTTTTGCAACCACTTTGattctatgtgtgtgttttgtggtgTTGATTCACTATTTGTATGTTTGTTATACTTAACAAAATTTCTGTCTGTTTCAGCACGTCATCCTAAAGAGGTCATCAAGAGATACAGAAAAGTCCTTAAGgcatataagaaaaaaagaaagttgagtGTGGCATATCGAAGGGTCGGTGTCGACAGAAACACCATCGTCGCCAGTGCTCCCATCTGTGAGCTGGCTGTTGTGGCACCAAAGAAATACAAGGAGTTGCTGCTTGCTCATACACCACAGCAACGACTGCAGGACTTTGCCAGAAAATGTCAGGAGGTGTTGATTAATGATTCAAACCTTTTGAGGGATGTTGAACATcaaaagaaaaaggggaaacTGCTTCCTCTGTCTAAGAAAACTTAGTGTTGTTTTACTGTGTGATGGTGCCCTAGAGCAGTTCAGTTGTGGCTCGGGTCAAGTTCATTTAGTATAGCGGGTCCAAGTTGTGGATATGTTCATATCAGTAATGCCAATGGCTTTattttgatttactttttttctcatgtcCTGCACAAAAAGTGCCCAAACTCCAAGAGTTTGTATACTGTTGTATACTGCTGTTCTGCCATGTGAGGGCTcagtatgtttgtttttatacattAAAGACAATGTTCAACAAGTTGTCTGTTTTATGTCTTTGCTAATAAATAGTACACATGAAAGTCTATGGGTGGAAGAAGGTTGAGATacaaaaatgtgacattttaaatatcacataaaatttCTGTACCTTGAACTTGTTTCTCCCATTTTCTGTTCTACAAAGTTTCACTGGTATTAGTAGATGGTTCACAAATTATTAACAAGTGACTTATAAAGGTTGAATTAATGTAGTAGTTAATTATTAGTTACAAGCTTATGAATGTTATTGAAACGTTATTCTAAAGTTGCAGCTATTCCTCATTTACCAGCAGTTAATAAATGAGGAATAGTTGCAACTTTAGAATAACGTCccaataacataaataaactatTAACTGATACTTAACAAGGCATTAGTAAGTAATTCACTAACAGTTTATTAATGGTTTATTAACTATCTATTAGGCATAGTTATAAATCCTTAGCAAATTATTAACAAACACTTAACAAGTGATTAATAAGTCATTAATTAACAGTTTACAATTTATCTATTAGCTAGTTATAACGGATAGTTATTATAAAGTGTTAccgataagtttttgatctgttaagttttggccgtgggaaagacaccgtctcaataggataatggatgggtaacagtacagaagctgcagagaggtgtgttaaactacggctctgcttcctggtctggaccctgggttgtcagcatttaggaggactaataaatccggccagatttctagaaagaagagctgcaccatccaaagtaggatggatgccgtctctccggatcagaccaggttttccccagaaagttctccagttatcaatgtagcccacgtcgttttctggacaccacctagacaaccagcggttgaatgatgacatgcggctaaacatgtcatcactggtcagatcaggcaggggaccagagaaaattacggagtccgacatagttttagcaaactcacaaaccgaagcaacaccaactttggtgacctctgatcggcgtgatcgggtgtcattaccgccagcgtgaataacaatcttactgtatttacgcttatccttagccagcagttttaggtaagattctatgtcgcccgttctggcccctggcaggcatttaactatggtccctggtgtctctagtgccacgtttctgactattgagctcccaataaccaggatcggcttctcagcgggtgtgtcgctgagtggggaaaatttgtttgaaacgcagacgggttggtggtgaactgggggctgaaatctagagctatgcttcctacgaactgtcacccagccggcctgcttacccggctgctcgggtgcttctggaggaccactaagtgaactaacgctatgtctatgtggctccgcgctagcagaggggcggctatcagctggtctttccatagcacggagccgggactctaattctgacaccctcgcctccaaagctacaaaaacactacatttattacaagtaccattatcactaaaggaggcagaagaatagctaaacatctgacacagagagcaggagataaggggagacttagtcagagacggagaagctgaagtaatagtaggagaggaagccattgtggagctaaagctaggctaggctaaagctaggctagcgcccttctaccacgccaacagagcaaaccgtgaaacacgaggagttcccaagcgtgatgtgcagcaacagaaaatgttttaaaagtgcttatgtgttagaaacagatgttacagcaaagagattaaagataaaagcgagagaatctggagcaacaaaccgttgctcacgcagtgaaaacaggaagtgatacaatacgccttaccgcaaacaggaagtgacgtcagcctttttagcttatacttgggttattttacatttaaggggaccatttgaacttcatttgatttcataagtcgccaacagaggggacagtgggttacaatattacatcttatcatttacattttgtttaagggtttcaagacatagacttagtttagcctagttattggtttgatctatgagagatcaaaacagaggggttgttgagaattaaaaatatatcttagttggggttactgaggaaagcagagtggggCCTGTCCCTCCCTGCTCCACCGTAAGATATACATGGAGTTTTATCTCTGAGGGGGTGGGTCAGAAAGAGTGTTCCTttgttcaaaacagattttccccTCCTCCTAAATAACATGGGATGGTCTCACccttaaaaagatgtgttcagtctttttaaagttagacagacttatccaccgcgcgagaaaacatcttgtaatggtatgtactctctctccatatttaatttctatgaattaaatatgtatttaaactgttctacctctgatcaatgtttcctcatttattgtcaaatcttaaaccggggtaaaaaatgggcctttagtagcgaagcaggattaggccaatactACAGATTCACACCAGGAAAAATGTGGCTTTCCTGGGCTGTGTTAtttccgcaggaacaaccaGTATGTCCTCCAGCCATAAGCAGAGCATTTTAACACATCGTAAACCACTGTGCGTGAAAGACATGCTGTCTTTTTTGGGACTAACTGGTTACAGTCGTAACATTCCCGGGTATACTGATCTCACGCAATCATTGAGGGACCATGTGAGGACACAAGGTATGATAAAATcgaataatgttttgatttggattcaggGAGCTGAGGAAGCCTTTGTCCTACTTTAAGAAAGATTAGTATTTGTAGCTGAATGGACTCTTCCTGACAACTTTTTACGATTTTCTGTTGATGTTTCTGTAACAAAACTAGCAGTTAATGGAGTTTTGTTTCAGGAAAGGGGGAGAGAGAAGGGTGTTAATGTACATATCAGTAATGTTAGAGAACATAGAAAAACATCACCATAATGCAGATAGTGTGATTCCATTAGTGTGAACAACTGGTTGTCTAGGAAGGAAAAGGTGAGAACAGAATTGGAAGCTAGGTCTATTGAAGGCCCCCAGGTGAGGTAGTAGTGTAGAAAGATGGTTGTTTTTTCAGACAGGACAATTAAGGATTGAAAGTCGCAAACATCGTGTTGGAACTAGCAGGATCAGGATTTATAAAAAGTTGATAGAAAGATAAGTGAACATGTATATGGATTCAGTATGTGTGGAAAAAACAGTGCATGTCAAATGATGTTAAGGGGTCAGTGCAGGATTTTTTGACATGATGATGGTGCCTatggcagtgttgtagtcaagtcactatgcctcgagtccgagtctaggttcgagtcaccagtgttcaagtccgagtcaagtccaagtcattaaaaaaaaattccgagtcgagtccgagtcgagtccactactcatccgagtcgagtccgagtcgagtcactattgatccgagtcgagtccttattgatcaagtcgagtccaagttctgcactaaagtaagcatagcctacatgtttttaaagtaaaaaaaaaaatccacatagcTGTGGTGTCGCAGCTCATAGGCACATCCTAATGGCGCCCGCTATGgacttttatatataatttaccTTCTGAACTCACTCTAGTGGTGCTCATCATGACTACACTCCTGTCCTCTTAACTCACAGAAATGCAAaacttaaatgtgctttatttgaACTGCACATAACCGTCTGTCATAAATAGCCTACAAAAAGACTGGCAGCACCAATGTTAAGCATATATGTCGTTCAACAATGTTAAACACTCACAGAAATGCAAAACTATAGGGCCTACACTGCAAATTCTGGTCGACTgttcatataataataataataatagtaattaatAGAAACCTTGGTGCTGGGCCAAGGAACAGGCCTAACAATATATGTCAAACAAGTCTGCCACACCAGTATTTGCTTCCAATTAGCTTTTACTTACTTTGTTAACttcaaaaaacataacataCAAAACTATTCTCTATAACTCTCTAACTCGCAAGCATAATCATGTTACACAGACATGTTGCATTTCAAGAACATTAGGTCCGACACCATGCTACTACCCAACCTTGCCCGATGAGGCCTCATTAAAATGCCGTCTTGACTGAATACTCTTTCAATGGGCGCACTGGAGGCAGGGATGGAGAACACCTTTGTTGCAATCTGAAAGAGGGCAGGGAatttggatttgttttgttgCCAAAACTTGAGGCATGAGATTGAGGTAACGTTCTCCTCTGCTATCAAGTGGAGGTATGCAGTCAGTTGAGCCTGCACAGAAGGCTTCTCGGCAGAAGGGATAGTCTTCCTGTAGTGGGAGAACAGTCTTGGCTGCTTTTCAGGAAGGGACTCTGTTGCATCACTTTCCTCTGGTCCAGTGTCTGCATCTGTTGGTGGCACTTGGTCGTCCCACTCTGCCTTTATGTACTCTGAAATGAAAAGGGCAGAACACTTTTTACATGTTACtgaatagacctaaaaatatcATGGGCGTCATTGTAACACCTTAagttataattaaaattaatgGCTGTTGTGAACtgctaacaaaaaaacaatctcaCCTTTGATCTCATTCTTCAAACGTTCTTTGCTGAGACAGTCCAGTTGCACATCATGTTCCAGCCACTGGAAACCGAAAGCAGGGTCTAGCACAGATGCTACAAAGAAAGCATTTGTGAAAGGAAACTTTGTAGGGCATGTTCCCTGGGAGGGCTCACATCCTGGCATCTCAACTGCTTGGAATATCTCGACAAATCTAGTTTTCAAGGACTTCTCTAGAGCTTTCACTAGGGGTCCACAGAACTtgacttttcctttcttttcttgcaGGTGAGTGCACAGACTGAGAATGCAGGGCACAATTACACTGACAGTCACTATTTTCTCACCCTGAGTGAGGTTGGTGGCCTCTAAAAATGGATCAAGAATTTCTGTCAACTCTTTAAGCTGACCATACTCCCGTGGCGACAAGAGCAGGTTTTGGTGGCCCTCTGAATGCAACACATCAGACAGCATTTGGCTATCTAATTGCACATAACCCTTGATCTGTTTTAGAGTAGAGTTCCAACGTGTTGCGTTTGCTGAGGGGATGGTGATGACATCTCCAAACCACGCTTCGAAGCGATCTTTGAACGTGGTGCTTGTGTGGAGGAGGGTGGCTGTGCGGGACACCTTTCCCAGGGTGCTTGAGAGCCCACACGCCTCTTTCAGGCCGTCCTTTATCACAAGCTGCAGTGAATGAGTGAAGCAAGACAGTCTTTGCATCTTACAGTTGTCATCTAATGTATCATTCACTAGCTGCTGATCTTCTGGTGTCAGGTCTTCCCAGATgtcatcctcctcctcacatGTGATGGGATCTTCAACTTCAGCATCACAGGAATCCTCTCTGGGAAAGCTGGTCTGGAAGGCTTTCCTCATGTTTGATGCATTATCTGTTATTACAAACATTATCTTGCCTTTAATCAGGTACTCCTCAACACAGGATTCAAACAGCATGGCAATATTTTCGCCTGAGTGTTTCCCATGCACTCGCTCACAGGCGAGAAGATAGGATTGAAGGCAAATTTCATGGGTTGTTTCATCTGTTGTTACTGTGTGAGCGGTCACCCCAAGAAATGACCTCATCTTCCTGTCACTCCATATGTCTGTAGTTACAGAGACACTGGAAACTTCTGCCAGCCGGCTCTTAATTAGCGCCTTTTTGGCTTTCACCATGCCTGGAAGGGTCACAGAGGTAACAG contains:
- the LOC118556654 gene encoding uncharacterized protein LOC118556654; protein product: MPGLATELRELIEGSTKSKRRHREIIKWMQKKRLLRRGMRCQKCKHKMKFKESVCVDNYAWVCKHHNHRGRKLKRSIRHKSMFSKSKVSLFNWMRFVYRFAQGLRLRQVDMINDDISGSSATLSKMAQKLRDVCTTAMDRYQRRTGQYIGGRQEFVTIDESHFRHKRKYGRGRMAGGWKRKKWVFGMLGVNRRGKRHAKPVLRLVERRRRRDLVPLIAHHVKVGSTIISDEWRAYRNALPQLGYTHFTVNHSVSYVDAQTGAHTQHIERAWRMVKENVWRLRGNRTEELLVDHLRVIEWYEWLARKHRKGPLGRIIHDIAVMYRH
- the LOC118556655 gene encoding zinc finger CCHC domain-containing protein 10-like gives rise to the protein MNTRSGKTCSTIVPSSDMQNTKVKPGVVGRKRKKSTAQTTPVDLAVHMDNDTGATVAPTAYLKTKKKQLKLHETKKKKQHTLTEKINDLTEERDSLRQQVQNDGGTIGTSSSANPSPVASSFSSSSSPTNSTSSSSSSSSSSSSSLSSSSSSSSFSTDSSDSEKKLKKRRKKKKTHHHQSLKKKDKRKKKLRKKRQHGKQRARHPKEVIKRYRKVLKAYKKKRKLSVAYRRVGVDRNTIVASAPICELAVVAPKKYKELLLAHTPQQRLQDFARKCQEVLINDSNLLRDVEHQKKKGKLLPLSKKT